In a genomic window of Halalkalicoccus sp. CG83:
- a CDS encoding MEDS domain-containing protein has product MSGDALEATPPGTLGLESGLEALRSSPTFRGPVEPLEGHDTNDHLALVYETNEERFAAVVPFMQQGLEEGERCLYVVDESSESEVLEALRLGGIDVDAALESGALTIHSVEETYLRNGTFEPDEMLSFYADAIEDATAEYEALRVGAETSWILEEETTLEKFMEYESKVNELFHGEDCIALCQYDRTQVPAETLSDIVRIHPHLVYDDTVCHNFYYTPPEEFFGPERPEREVERMLGTLLDRTRAKTALQDHERFLRALYETTADPQTSFMAKIRRLLEMGCERFDLEIGYFARTGDDTFEILEAVGDHELIEAGVTDSLRDTYCEKLLASSGPVSVIDAAEVGWTDDPAYDRFGLDAYFATTVHVGSEEYGTLCFASETTCERPYTDAERALLDLMGQWVSYELDRQRRERYLRESYEITSDHTLSFERKLDRLLEMGCEWFGLEMAGLNYLPSWDGSFRLEKGVGFGSETSSNGPITTNPSEGCFCRRTITESEPVAMTDVHGTDWEDDRIHREVGLTSYLGTKVTSGTSLYGTLWFGSTEPRERPFSEAERTFIELIGQWIGYEIERRDHERSQRALSEIAADTDRTFDRKLRDLFDLGCERFDLELGGIARVDPETDLFEVEAVSEDHEHLVPGARVVLSETYCRVIANEGGTAGVTDPMNDGFADTRAYEEFGVRAYLGTRIELDGDHDRTLFFVASKPRDREFSEAERTFQHLMGQWVKYELERERREGRLTALNEMSRELTDAETPDEVADCVIRHAQRGLQLPLTTVAYYDEDTGELSTAAQTASAEDGLPTATLCAPGTGAAWDAFVLNKTRFVDGDGNERSVGTRFSEVAAIPLARHGVFLTASTSDGFGPSERDFLGTVAATIESVLTRTERKRLLQERERTLESQNETLQRLNRVNGIIRNIDQALVRASTRSEIEAVVCTQLARTGPYDLAWIGGYDAVTGDLTPRERDGDETGDPDLTADTVDDERTPTAGAITTREPQVVDNVLTDPPLEEWQKRALDRGYRSIIALPLVYKESLYGVLTVYTSQPGVFDGLEGAVLEELSDTIAYAMHVVESRQAIVDDSTVELEFDVGDLRADVTELVERTDGEFEFESVVPRSDGSIRGYFTMRGATADEVSEAARSLSLTDVALVTERDGSDGPEGLFEATLTADCPLVTVLEHGATPRGLTVTPEEARFVVELAAQADVRQFVERLRARHSGMELVAKRERERERTATTRQGFGTTLSDELTDRQLEVLKTAYASGYFESPRERTGTEIATTLDISQPTFNTHLRTAHRKLCGLLFEGSGG; this is encoded by the coding sequence ATGAGTGGGGACGCCCTGGAGGCGACCCCGCCCGGAACGCTCGGCTTGGAGAGCGGCCTCGAGGCGCTTCGTTCGAGCCCCACCTTTCGCGGCCCCGTCGAACCGCTCGAGGGCCACGACACGAACGATCATCTCGCGCTGGTCTACGAGACGAACGAGGAGCGGTTCGCGGCCGTCGTTCCGTTCATGCAACAGGGGTTGGAGGAGGGTGAGCGGTGTCTGTACGTCGTCGACGAGAGCTCCGAGTCCGAGGTGCTCGAGGCACTGCGACTCGGCGGCATCGACGTCGACGCCGCCCTCGAGTCCGGGGCGCTGACGATCCACAGCGTCGAGGAGACGTACCTCAGAAACGGCACGTTCGAGCCCGACGAGATGCTCTCGTTCTACGCCGACGCCATCGAGGACGCCACCGCCGAGTACGAGGCGCTCCGGGTGGGCGCCGAGACCTCGTGGATCCTCGAGGAGGAGACGACGCTCGAGAAGTTCATGGAGTACGAGAGCAAGGTGAACGAGCTCTTCCACGGCGAGGACTGCATCGCGCTCTGTCAGTACGATCGAACGCAGGTCCCGGCGGAGACCCTCTCCGACATCGTCCGGATCCACCCCCATCTCGTCTACGACGACACGGTCTGTCACAACTTCTACTACACGCCGCCCGAGGAGTTCTTCGGCCCCGAACGGCCCGAACGCGAGGTCGAACGAATGCTGGGCACGCTACTGGATCGAACGCGGGCCAAAACGGCGCTTCAGGACCACGAGCGGTTTCTGCGCGCCCTCTACGAGACGACCGCCGATCCGCAAACGTCGTTCATGGCGAAGATCCGGAGGCTGCTCGAGATGGGCTGTGAGCGGTTCGATCTCGAGATCGGGTACTTCGCGCGTACCGGCGACGACACGTTCGAGATCCTCGAGGCGGTCGGCGATCACGAGCTGATCGAGGCCGGGGTCACGGATTCGCTCCGCGACACCTACTGCGAGAAGCTACTCGCGTCGTCCGGTCCGGTCTCCGTGATCGACGCCGCCGAGGTGGGATGGACTGACGACCCCGCATACGACCGGTTCGGACTGGACGCCTACTTCGCGACGACGGTCCACGTCGGCAGCGAGGAGTACGGGACCTTGTGTTTCGCATCCGAGACGACGTGTGAACGGCCGTATACGGACGCCGAACGCGCCCTCCTCGATCTGATGGGCCAGTGGGTGAGCTACGAACTCGATCGTCAACGCCGAGAGCGGTACCTGCGAGAGAGCTACGAGATCACGTCCGATCACACCCTTTCGTTCGAGAGAAAGCTCGATCGGCTGCTCGAGATGGGATGTGAGTGGTTCGGCCTTGAGATGGCCGGGCTGAACTACCTGCCGTCATGGGACGGATCGTTCCGACTGGAGAAGGGCGTCGGATTCGGGTCGGAGACCTCCTCGAACGGGCCCATCACGACGAATCCGAGCGAGGGGTGTTTCTGCCGACGGACGATCACGGAAAGCGAACCGGTTGCCATGACCGACGTACACGGGACCGACTGGGAGGACGATCGGATCCACCGTGAGGTGGGGCTGACGAGTTATCTCGGCACGAAGGTCACGAGCGGCACCTCGCTGTACGGGACCCTCTGGTTCGGAAGCACCGAGCCGCGCGAGCGTCCGTTCTCGGAGGCCGAACGCACCTTCATCGAACTGATCGGACAGTGGATCGGCTACGAGATCGAGCGCCGCGATCACGAGCGATCCCAGCGGGCGCTGTCCGAGATCGCGGCCGACACCGACCGGACGTTCGACAGGAAGCTGCGCGATCTGTTCGACCTCGGCTGTGAGCGGTTCGACCTCGAGCTGGGAGGGATCGCCCGCGTCGATCCCGAGACCGACCTGTTCGAGGTGGAGGCCGTGAGCGAGGACCACGAACACCTCGTTCCCGGGGCGCGAGTCGTGCTCTCGGAGACGTACTGTCGGGTGATCGCCAACGAGGGCGGGACGGCCGGCGTCACCGACCCCATGAACGACGGGTTCGCCGACACGAGAGCGTACGAGGAGTTCGGCGTGAGAGCCTATCTCGGGACGCGAATCGAACTGGACGGCGACCACGACCGGACGCTGTTCTTCGTCGCCTCCAAGCCCCGGGATCGGGAGTTCTCGGAGGCCGAGCGGACGTTTCAGCACTTGATGGGCCAGTGGGTGAAGTACGAACTCGAGCGCGAACGGCGGGAGGGTCGGCTGACCGCGCTCAACGAGATGAGTCGTGAGCTGACGGACGCCGAGACGCCCGACGAGGTCGCCGACTGCGTCATCAGGCACGCCCAGCGCGGTCTCCAGCTCCCGCTGACGACCGTCGCGTACTACGACGAGGACACCGGCGAACTGTCGACCGCCGCACAGACCGCGAGCGCGGAGGACGGGCTGCCGACCGCGACGCTCTGCGCTCCGGGAACCGGCGCGGCATGGGACGCGTTCGTCCTGAACAAGACCCGGTTCGTCGACGGCGACGGGAACGAACGGTCGGTCGGGACCCGCTTCTCCGAGGTCGCAGCGATACCGCTCGCGAGACACGGCGTGTTCCTCACCGCGTCGACGTCCGACGGGTTCGGCCCCAGCGAGCGGGACTTCCTCGGCACCGTCGCGGCCACGATCGAATCCGTCCTCACCCGGACGGAGCGAAAACGGCTCCTCCAGGAACGAGAGCGAACTCTGGAGTCCCAGAACGAGACGCTTCAGCGACTCAACCGAGTCAACGGCATCATCCGGAACATCGACCAGGCGCTCGTCCGCGCGTCTACGCGATCCGAGATCGAGGCCGTCGTCTGTACCCAACTCGCCAGAACGGGGCCGTACGATCTCGCGTGGATCGGCGGTTACGACGCCGTGACGGGCGATTTGACCCCTCGAGAACGCGACGGCGACGAGACGGGGGATCCCGACCTGACCGCCGACACCGTCGACGATGAACGAACCCCGACCGCCGGGGCGATCACGACCCGGGAGCCGCAGGTCGTCGACAACGTGCTCACCGACCCCCCGCTCGAGGAGTGGCAGAAACGAGCGCTCGACCGTGGTTACCGGTCGATCATCGCCCTCCCGTTGGTCTACAAGGAATCGTTGTACGGCGTTCTGACCGTGTACACGAGCCAGCCCGGCGTCTTCGACGGTCTGGAGGGAGCCGTACTCGAGGAGCTCAGCGACACGATCGCCTACGCGATGCACGTCGTCGAGAGCAGGCAGGCGATCGTCGACGACTCGACCGTCGAGCTCGAGTTCGACGTCGGCGATCTACGAGCGGACGTTACCGAACTCGTCGAGCGAACCGACGGCGAGTTCGAGTTCGAGAGCGTCGTCCCGCGATCGGACGGCTCGATCAGAGGCTACTTCACGATGCGCGGAGCGACGGCTGACGAGGTGAGCGAGGCGGCCCGGTCGCTCTCGCTCACGGACGTCGCGCTCGTCACCGAACGCGACGGGTCGGACGGCCCGGAGGGGCTGTTCGAGGCGACGCTCACCGCCGACTGCCCGCTCGTGACCGTGCTGGAACACGGGGCGACGCCACGGGGACTCACGGTGACGCCCGAGGAGGCGCGGTTCGTCGTCGAACTCGCCGCGCAGGCGGACGTCCGGCAGTTCGTCGAGCGGCTCCGGGCCCGTCACTCCGGAATGGAGCTGGTCGCCAAACGTGAACGCGAGCGCGAGCGAACCGCCACGACCCGCCAGGGGTTCGGAACCACGCTCTCGGACGAGCTGACCGACCGTCAGCTCGAGGTGTTGAAGACGGCCTACGCCAGCGGCTACTTCGAGTCGCCGCGCGAGCGAACCGGTACCGAGATCGCGACGACGCTCGACATCTCACAGCCCACCTTCAACACCCACCTCCGCACCGCCCACCGGAAGCTCTGTGGCCTCCTCTTCGAGGGTTCGGGCGGGTAG
- a CDS encoding DUF7576 family protein — translation MIRDRSERTDGSTDGNDVERCVNCGDRIETDEWHPVDTARDADGEFVLVQFCTEACRDAWSKE, via the coding sequence ATGATACGAGACCGGAGCGAGCGAACGGACGGGTCCACGGACGGAAACGACGTCGAACGGTGTGTCAACTGCGGTGATCGGATCGAGACCGACGAGTGGCACCCCGTCGATACCGCTCGAGATGCCGACGGCGAGTTCGTGCTCGTCCAGTTCTGTACGGAGGCCTGTCGCGACGCATGGTCGAAGGAGTGA
- a CDS encoding HalOD1 output domain-containing protein, with protein sequence MTEIQRTSIEVETQTRTPSMAVVAAVADARGVDPLRLEPLANSIDPEALDRLFADTYGGQSRMVGRVTFELAGCEVTVTRADGGAVTATVAGNGLEAVVEG encoded by the coding sequence ATGACGGAGATCCAACGAACCTCGATCGAGGTGGAGACGCAGACCCGAACGCCGAGCATGGCCGTCGTTGCCGCGGTAGCGGACGCGAGGGGCGTCGATCCGCTCCGACTCGAGCCGCTCGCGAACTCGATCGATCCCGAGGCGCTGGATCGGCTCTTCGCGGACACCTACGGCGGTCAATCCCGGATGGTCGGGCGCGTCACCTTCGAGTTGGCCGGCTGTGAGGTGACCGTAACGCGCGCCGACGGCGGCGCCGTTACGGCGACGGTCGCCGGAAACGGGTTGGAGGCCGTCGTCGAGGGGTGA
- a CDS encoding nickel pincer cofactor-dependent isomerase, group 22 encodes MSNDLTVAEETVRKACGEGTLPQMGVIEQIWDADPIPTERVEDRAATAVADLEFEGVPDGGEVAIGAGSRGIANLSELVAGTVRGVRESGYEPFVFPAMGSHGGATAEGQREKLATLGVTEDSIGCEIRATMDVVEIGRTPERDVPVYADAHAVEADAIVPVNRIKPHTDFGGEVESGLSKMLVIGMGKQAGAKTAHDWAVDWSLRNMLPEITERLLEELPVAGGVAVVEDQHDDTALIEGIPPSGFLRREAELLETAQELMPTLPFDAVDVLVVDRIGKDVSGQGMDTNVTGRRHFTIDEPEPESPDVKRIYVRGFTDWTKGNAMGMGAADFAHRDLLAGLDSSKSLINAITASTVRGVRLPPVVETDRAGLIAALGTIGPVTGDEARVLRVTDTMRLKRCYASEPLIEAARDRDDLRVVDEPAPVGFDDEGEFVAPSPE; translated from the coding sequence ATGAGCAACGATCTCACGGTGGCCGAGGAGACCGTTCGGAAGGCCTGTGGCGAGGGAACGCTTCCTCAGATGGGGGTCATAGAACAGATCTGGGACGCGGACCCGATTCCGACCGAGCGGGTCGAGGACCGGGCGGCGACGGCGGTGGCCGATCTGGAATTCGAGGGGGTCCCGGACGGCGGCGAGGTGGCGATCGGCGCGGGCAGCCGAGGGATCGCGAACCTCTCCGAACTCGTCGCCGGCACGGTCCGGGGCGTCCGGGAATCGGGCTACGAGCCGTTCGTCTTTCCGGCGATGGGATCGCACGGCGGGGCGACCGCCGAGGGCCAACGCGAGAAGCTCGCGACCCTCGGCGTCACCGAGGACTCGATCGGCTGTGAGATCCGCGCGACGATGGACGTCGTCGAGATCGGACGCACGCCCGAACGGGACGTGCCGGTCTACGCCGACGCCCACGCCGTCGAGGCGGACGCGATCGTCCCCGTGAACCGGATCAAGCCCCACACCGACTTCGGCGGCGAGGTCGAGAGTGGGCTCTCGAAGATGCTCGTCATCGGCATGGGCAAGCAGGCCGGCGCCAAGACCGCTCACGACTGGGCCGTCGACTGGAGCCTCCGCAACATGCTCCCCGAGATCACCGAGCGACTGCTGGAGGAGCTCCCCGTCGCGGGCGGGGTCGCCGTCGTCGAGGACCAGCACGACGACACCGCCCTGATCGAGGGGATCCCGCCCTCGGGGTTCCTGCGGCGCGAGGCCGAACTCCTCGAGACGGCGCAGGAGCTCATGCCGACGCTCCCGTTCGACGCCGTCGACGTGCTCGTCGTCGATCGGATCGGCAAGGACGTCAGCGGCCAGGGGATGGACACCAACGTCACCGGTCGCCGACACTTCACCATCGACGAGCCCGAACCCGAGTCCCCCGACGTGAAGCGGATCTACGTCCGCGGCTTCACCGACTGGACGAAGGGGAACGCGATGGGGATGGGGGCGGCGGACTTCGCCCACCGCGATCTCCTGGCGGGGCTCGATAGCTCGAAGTCGCTGATCAACGCCATCACCGCGAGCACCGTTCGCGGAGTCCGTCTCCCGCCCGTGGTCGAGACGGACCGGGCGGGACTGATCGCCGCCCTCGGAACGATCGGCCCCGTGACCGGTGACGAGGCCCGCGTCCTCCGGGTCACTGACACGATGCGCCTGAAGCGGTGTTACGCCTCCGAGCCGCTGATCGAGGCCGCCCGCGACCGCGACGACCTCCGGGTCGTCGACGAGCCCGCCCCCGTCGGGTTCGACGACGAAGGGGAGTTCGTTGCCCCCTCGCCGGAGTGA
- a CDS encoding IucA/IucC family protein, with amino-acid sequence MDPNDTTRRNALDAEIWETVERRLLTKMVEEFTYEEILTPRRVDAGDERVTYRFDLADAAYRFEATERLMDSVHVHEGTVERHDDAWESLDDPLRLLRDLGEATELEGLTEGNLVREYKRTLLAEAHVEARQRDREEFDPLELDYARLEGEMDGHPWITYNKGRLGWGYDDYRRYAPERKEPVTLSWAAVSREKATFVGTEDVDHDALVRSELGDTYGTFRDRLTDRGLDPDAYYFLPVHDWQWDNSVVPLFPDDIASDDIVPLGEGPDRYLPQQSVRTFVNLDDEDKHHVKVPMRILNTLVWRGLPGERTELAPTVTEYIQGIYEDDEFLQDQGLVLPGEIAGINYDHSTFTDIEDSPYQYHELLGTVWRESIYTFLDENERAVTLSALMHVDGESEPYVSRLVERSGLTTDEWLEEFFDTVLPPLLHFLYRYGTVFSPHGQNTILIVEDGVPTRLAVKDFVDDVNVSDRSLPELEALPDEMHAVLRKEPPEGLCQFIFSGLFVCVLRYVADVLEVHEEYPEERFWAHAREAILDYQARFPELEERFELFDLLQPEFTKLTLNRNRIFEYGYDDAPGRPHASEHGTVTNALYEVRDVVPERAKQPGVTDE; translated from the coding sequence ATGGATCCGAACGACACCACCCGACGGAACGCGCTAGACGCAGAGATCTGGGAGACGGTCGAACGCCGTCTTCTGACGAAGATGGTAGAGGAGTTCACCTACGAGGAGATCCTCACGCCACGACGAGTCGACGCCGGCGATGAGCGCGTCACCTATCGCTTCGATCTCGCCGACGCGGCGTACCGCTTCGAGGCGACCGAACGGCTGATGGACAGCGTTCACGTCCACGAAGGGACCGTCGAACGGCACGATGACGCGTGGGAGTCCCTCGACGATCCGCTCCGCCTGCTGCGGGACCTGGGCGAGGCGACCGAGCTCGAGGGACTCACCGAGGGCAACCTCGTCCGCGAGTACAAGCGCACGCTGCTGGCCGAGGCCCACGTCGAGGCCCGCCAGCGCGACCGGGAGGAGTTCGACCCGCTCGAACTCGACTACGCCCGTCTCGAGGGCGAGATGGACGGCCATCCGTGGATCACCTACAACAAGGGCCGGCTCGGCTGGGGATACGACGACTACAGGCGCTACGCTCCGGAGCGAAAGGAACCCGTGACCCTCTCCTGGGCCGCCGTCAGTCGGGAGAAGGCGACGTTCGTCGGCACCGAGGACGTCGACCACGACGCGCTCGTCCGGAGCGAACTGGGCGATACCTACGGCACGTTCCGGGACCGGCTTACCGATCGGGGGCTCGATCCGGACGCCTACTACTTCCTGCCGGTTCACGACTGGCAGTGGGACAACAGCGTCGTCCCGCTGTTCCCCGACGACATCGCCAGCGACGATATCGTCCCGCTGGGCGAAGGACCGGATCGGTACCTCCCGCAGCAGTCGGTCCGCACGTTCGTCAACCTCGACGACGAGGACAAACACCACGTGAAGGTACCGATGCGCATCCTCAACACGCTCGTCTGGCGCGGGCTGCCGGGCGAACGGACGGAGCTCGCGCCGACGGTCACCGAGTACATCCAGGGGATCTACGAGGACGACGAGTTCCTCCAGGACCAGGGACTGGTGTTGCCCGGCGAGATCGCCGGGATCAACTACGATCACTCGACGTTCACCGACATCGAGGACTCGCCGTACCAGTATCACGAGCTGCTCGGGACCGTCTGGCGGGAGTCGATCTACACGTTCCTCGACGAGAACGAGCGCGCGGTCACGCTCTCGGCGCTCATGCACGTCGACGGCGAGAGCGAGCCGTACGTCTCCCGGCTCGTCGAGCGTTCCGGCCTCACCACCGACGAGTGGCTCGAGGAGTTCTTCGACACCGTGCTCCCGCCGCTACTTCACTTCCTCTACCGCTACGGAACGGTGTTCTCCCCACACGGCCAGAACACGATCCTGATCGTCGAGGACGGCGTGCCGACGCGGCTGGCGGTCAAGGACTTCGTCGACGACGTGAACGTGAGCGATCGGTCCCTGCCCGAACTCGAGGCGCTTCCCGACGAGATGCACGCCGTGCTTCGAAAGGAACCGCCGGAGGGTCTCTGTCAGTTCATCTTCTCCGGGCTGTTCGTCTGCGTGCTCCGCTACGTCGCGGACGTCCTCGAGGTCCACGAGGAGTATCCCGAGGAGCGGTTCTGGGCCCATGCCCGGGAGGCGATCCTCGACTACCAGGCCCGGTTCCCCGAACTCGAGGAGCGCTTCGAGCTGTTCGACCTGCTCCAGCCGGAGTTCACGAAGCTCACCCTCAACCGCAACCGGATCTTCGAGTACGGCTACGACGACGCACCCGGTCGCCCGCACGCCTCCGAGCACGGGACGGTCACGAACGCGCTGTACGAAGTCCGGGACGTCGTTCCCGAGAGAGCGAAACAGCCAGGTGTTACCGACGAGTAG
- a CDS encoding lysine N(6)-hydroxylase/L-ornithine N(5)-oxygenase family protein — protein MIETDEGSVHDVVGVGLGPFNLGLAALLDGLEEDVDAAFLERDAEFHWHEGMLLEGATLEVPFLADLVTLADPTNPHSYLNYLRERGRIYEFYFYETFQIPRREYDEYLRWVAERLESCRFEREVIAVRWDDDRENYVVAAERPETGERFEYRGEHLALGIGSRPRVPEPLRGHSEEDVFHTARYRHNRDRALDADSITVVGSGQSAAEVFQDLLERQPEGGYRLDWLTRSEGFFPMEYSKLGLQHFTPEYMQYVYDLPQDVRDDLVSDQDLLYKGIDPGTSAEIYDLLYRRSIGDREPDVGLFAMTEVRDIESIGDAYALDCHQWQAEESFVHESEVTILGTGYERVVPSFLAPLEDRIAWDDRGRFHVTEDHRLEIDLPGDVFLQNAELHTHGVGVPDLGLGCHRNATFVNRLVGHELYPADTDTVYQDFSVDRFVDRAPGASQRGSESTASTTPTQDD, from the coding sequence ATGATCGAGACCGACGAAGGATCCGTCCACGACGTCGTCGGCGTCGGTCTCGGTCCGTTCAACCTCGGCCTCGCGGCCCTGCTCGATGGCCTCGAGGAGGACGTCGACGCCGCCTTCCTCGAACGCGACGCCGAGTTTCACTGGCACGAGGGAATGCTGCTCGAGGGGGCGACGCTGGAGGTGCCGTTCCTCGCGGACCTCGTGACGCTTGCGGACCCGACGAACCCCCATAGCTACCTCAACTACCTGCGGGAGCGAGGACGGATCTACGAGTTTTACTTCTACGAGACGTTCCAGATCCCTCGGCGGGAGTACGACGAGTACCTCCGCTGGGTCGCCGAGCGTCTCGAGAGCTGTCGATTCGAGCGGGAGGTCATCGCCGTCCGGTGGGACGACGACCGCGAGAACTACGTCGTTGCCGCCGAGCGCCCTGAGACCGGCGAACGCTTCGAGTACCGCGGAGAGCACCTCGCGCTCGGGATCGGGTCTCGACCGCGGGTTCCCGAACCGCTTCGGGGACACTCCGAGGAGGACGTCTTTCACACCGCGCGATATCGCCACAACCGCGATCGCGCGCTCGACGCGGACTCGATCACCGTCGTCGGCTCCGGCCAGAGCGCCGCCGAGGTGTTCCAGGATCTGCTGGAACGCCAGCCCGAAGGCGGCTACCGCCTCGATTGGCTGACCCGCTCGGAGGGCTTCTTTCCCATGGAATACTCGAAACTCGGCCTCCAGCACTTCACGCCCGAGTACATGCAGTACGTCTACGACCTCCCCCAGGACGTCAGAGACGACCTCGTGTCGGATCAGGACCTGCTCTATAAGGGGATCGACCCGGGGACGAGCGCCGAGATCTACGACCTGCTCTACCGGCGCTCGATCGGCGACCGGGAGCCGGACGTCGGGCTCTTCGCGATGACCGAAGTCCGAGACATCGAATCGATCGGCGACGCGTACGCGCTCGACTGTCACCAGTGGCAGGCCGAGGAGTCGTTCGTCCACGAGAGCGAGGTCACGATCCTCGGCACCGGTTACGAGCGGGTCGTTCCGTCGTTCCTCGCGCCGCTCGAGGACCGAATCGCGTGGGACGATCGCGGACGATTCCACGTGACCGAGGACCACCGACTCGAGATCGACCTGCCGGGGGACGTCTTCCTCCAGAACGCCGAACTCCACACCCACGGCGTCGGCGTTCCCGATCTCGGGCTTGGCTGTCATCGCAACGCGACGTTCGTCAACCGGCTGGTCGGCCACGAGCTCTACCCTGCGGACACCGACACCGTCTACCAGGACTTCTCGGTCGACCGATTCGTCGACCGCGCGCCAGGCGCCTCCCAGCGTGGGAGCGAATCGACCGCGAGCACGACGCCGACGCAGGACGATTAG
- a CDS encoding GNAT family N-acetyltransferase codes for MTGPDAIIAADYDYQIHDRRIDRTISLRQATLERDLGRLHAWLGSEHVKPYWQLDLPVPAFRDRLVSKLSDDHLTPYVGCLDHVPMSYWECYRAAEDDVANHYDAAPTDRGVHLLIGPEEYLGRGYARPLLRAVVAMQFRDPETDRVIAEPDARNDRAIDVFEDCGFEPRREFRFEKAEKDAVLVVCERERFESAMPGDVGDIADGATARADAEGEHR; via the coding sequence ATGACAGGACCAGACGCGATCATCGCGGCCGATTACGACTACCAGATCCACGACCGACGCATCGACCGAACGATTTCGCTCCGGCAGGCGACCCTCGAGCGTGACCTCGGCCGTCTTCACGCGTGGCTCGGCAGCGAACACGTGAAACCGTACTGGCAGCTCGACCTTCCCGTGCCGGCGTTTCGCGACCGACTCGTCTCGAAGCTCTCGGACGACCACCTCACGCCCTACGTCGGCTGTCTCGACCACGTCCCGATGAGCTACTGGGAGTGTTACCGGGCCGCCGAAGACGACGTCGCGAACCACTACGACGCGGCGCCGACGGACCGGGGCGTTCACCTGCTGATCGGCCCCGAGGAGTATCTCGGTCGGGGCTACGCCCGCCCGCTGTTGCGGGCCGTCGTCGCCATGCAGTTTCGCGACCCCGAGACCGATCGGGTGATCGCGGAGCCCGACGCCCGCAACGACCGCGCGATCGACGTCTTCGAGGACTGTGGGTTCGAACCCCGCAGGGAGTTTCGCTTCGAGAAGGCCGAGAAGGACGCCGTTCTGGTGGTCTGTGAGCGCGAGCGCTTCGAGTCCGCGATGCCCGGCGACGTCGGCGATATCGCCGACGGAGCGACCGCTCGAGCCGACGCCGAGGGTGAACACCGATGA